A single Vicinamibacteria bacterium DNA region contains:
- a CDS encoding BadF/BadG/BcrA/BcrD ATPase family protein: protein MHVLGIDAGGTKTVGYLAGEDGTVLAEARGAGANLQVAGEKGAETVLRAVMEQALRGAVPPDAICLGMAGADRETDSRVVRGILRRIGGNARTLLVNDALLALVAGVEDGPGIVIICGTGSIAYGRSARGVAARSGGWGHLLGDEGSGYWIGLRALRAVARAADGRGPATRLTARLQAHFGVQKPSDLIPAVYERKRTLPAVAALSVHVEAERAAGDAVAAAILEEAVDELVAAASSVTARLGMQEESFAFILAGGVFAGVPWLGDQLSRRLPKVARRSTVSRLPVEPALGAVRLALAEARGGAKVPPYLE, encoded by the coding sequence ATGCACGTCCTGGGCATCGACGCGGGCGGAACCAAGACCGTCGGCTACCTGGCCGGCGAGGACGGCACCGTCCTCGCCGAAGCGCGCGGGGCCGGGGCCAACCTCCAGGTGGCGGGGGAGAAGGGGGCGGAGACGGTGCTCCGGGCGGTCATGGAGCAGGCCCTGAGGGGCGCGGTCCCACCCGACGCCATCTGCCTGGGCATGGCGGGTGCGGACCGGGAGACCGACAGTCGGGTGGTGCGCGGGATCCTCCGCCGCATCGGGGGCAACGCCCGCACGCTCCTGGTGAACGACGCCTTGCTCGCCCTGGTGGCGGGCGTCGAGGATGGGCCCGGCATCGTCATCATCTGCGGCACGGGATCCATCGCCTACGGTCGCAGCGCGCGGGGGGTGGCGGCCCGTTCCGGGGGGTGGGGTCACCTCCTGGGCGACGAGGGGAGCGGCTATTGGATCGGGCTCCGGGCCCTGCGGGCGGTGGCGCGGGCAGCCGATGGCCGGGGTCCGGCTACGAGGCTGACCGCGCGGCTGCAGGCGCACTTCGGGGTCCAGAAGCCCTCCGACCTCATCCCCGCGGTCTACGAACGCAAGCGGACCCTCCCCGCGGTGGCGGCCCTCTCCGTCCACGTGGAGGCGGAGCGCGCCGCGGGCGACGCGGTCGCGGCCGCGATCCTGGAGGAGGCGGTCGACGAGCTCGTGGCCGCCGCTTCGTCCGTGACCGCCCGGCTCGGCATGCAGGAAGAGTCGTTCGCGTTCATCCTGGCCGGCGGCGTGTTCGCGGGCGTGCCTTGGCTCGGGGATCAGCTGAGCCGGCGCCTGCCAAAGGTCGCCCGACGCTCCACCGTGAGCCGCCTTCCGGTGGAACCGGCCCTAGGGGCGGTGCGTCTCGCCCTGGCCGAGGCGCGGGGGGGCGCCAAAGTGCCGCCCTACCTGGAGTAG
- a CDS encoding HAD family phosphatase: MQSPRGDLSAVLWDLDGTLIDSGDHHWQAWQDTMAAEGRDLTPEAFAASFGQLNDTILRRWFGPDLPPSEIQRIGEEKEQRYRARLLQDGLKLRPGAGDWLARLQKEGWRQALATSSPPKNVEAVLRAVDIGRFLDAVVTAGDIERGKPDPSIFLTAAARVDVPPRRCVVVEDAPAGLEAARRAGMRSVGVLSPHFSALVADVVAPTLDALPAATFEDLLRGR; this comes from the coding sequence ATGCAGTCACCTCGGGGCGACCTCTCCGCCGTTTTGTGGGACCTGGACGGAACGCTCATCGACTCCGGGGACCACCATTGGCAAGCCTGGCAGGACACGATGGCGGCCGAGGGCCGGGACCTGACCCCAGAGGCCTTTGCCGCCTCGTTCGGCCAGTTGAACGACACGATCCTCCGCCGCTGGTTCGGGCCCGATCTCCCCCCAAGCGAGATCCAGCGCATCGGCGAGGAGAAGGAGCAGCGCTACCGAGCGCGGCTCCTCCAGGACGGCCTCAAGCTGCGGCCGGGAGCGGGGGATTGGCTGGCCCGGCTCCAGAAGGAGGGCTGGCGGCAGGCCCTGGCCACCTCCTCCCCGCCCAAAAACGTCGAGGCGGTCCTGCGCGCGGTCGACATCGGCCGCTTCCTCGACGCGGTGGTGACGGCGGGGGACATAGAGCGGGGTAAACCGGACCCCTCGATCTTCCTGACCGCGGCCGCGCGGGTCGACGTCCCGCCCCGCCGGTGCGTGGTGGTCGAGGATGCCCCGGCCGGCCTCGAGGCCGCGCGGCGGGCGGGAATGAGGTCGGTGGGGGTGCTATCCCCCCATTTCTCGGCCCTGGTCGCGGACGTGGTAGCGCCGACGCTGGACGCGCTGCCCGCCGCGACCTTCGAGGACCTCCTCCGGGGCCGGTGA
- the lat gene encoding L-lysine 6-transaminase, protein MTTSSLTLIAPAEVHRTLSRYLLADGLDIVFDHERSHGSWVYDARTGTEQLDFMTFFGSNPIGYNHPKMKHPDFLRTLHRVAQLKPSLADVYSVEYAQFVDAFGRHAMPPYMKYAFFIEGGALGVENALKTAFDWKVRRNQAKGIKGEKGSQVIHFREAFHGRTGYTLSLTNTDPVKTDYFPKFPWPRIENPKLRFPVTPEVERDVVAAEQRALDEIEAAFTAHPDDIAAIIIEPIQAEGGDHHFRPQFLQALEAKARQHEVFFIVDEVQTGIGITGRLWAHEHYGLQPDALCFGKKTQVCGCLVGPRVDEEPQNVFRVPSRINSTWGGNLTDMIRFGRYLEVIEEDHLVENARVVGDHLLRGLVRLQEELGGVMSNARGLGLMIAFDLPTPELRNKARRAILHNRLLLLACGVRSIRFRPPLNLSRAEADTALEIVRKSLKEL, encoded by the coding sequence ATGACGACCTCGAGTCTCACCCTCATCGCACCCGCGGAGGTTCACCGGACCCTGTCCCGGTACCTCCTGGCCGACGGCCTCGACATTGTGTTCGACCACGAGCGAAGCCACGGCTCCTGGGTCTACGACGCCCGCACCGGGACCGAGCAGCTGGACTTCATGACCTTCTTCGGCTCGAACCCGATCGGCTACAACCATCCCAAGATGAAGCACCCGGATTTCCTGCGCACCCTGCACCGGGTGGCCCAGCTGAAGCCCTCCTTGGCGGACGTCTACAGCGTGGAGTACGCCCAGTTCGTGGACGCCTTCGGACGCCACGCCATGCCGCCTTACATGAAGTATGCCTTCTTCATCGAGGGGGGAGCCCTCGGGGTGGAGAACGCGCTCAAAACCGCCTTCGACTGGAAGGTCCGCCGCAACCAGGCCAAGGGGATCAAGGGGGAAAAGGGCAGCCAGGTCATCCATTTCCGCGAGGCCTTTCACGGTCGCACCGGCTACACCCTCTCCCTCACCAACACCGACCCCGTTAAGACGGACTACTTCCCGAAGTTCCCCTGGCCGCGGATCGAGAACCCGAAGCTGCGCTTCCCGGTCACCCCCGAGGTGGAGCGGGATGTGGTCGCGGCCGAGCAGCGAGCCCTCGATGAAATCGAGGCCGCATTCACCGCCCACCCCGACGACATCGCGGCCATCATCATCGAGCCCATCCAGGCCGAGGGCGGCGACCACCATTTCCGGCCCCAGTTCCTGCAGGCTCTGGAGGCCAAGGCGCGGCAGCACGAGGTCTTCTTCATCGTGGACGAAGTTCAGACCGGGATCGGGATCACGGGCCGCCTGTGGGCCCACGAGCACTACGGCCTCCAGCCGGACGCCCTCTGCTTCGGAAAGAAGACGCAGGTCTGCGGCTGCCTGGTCGGACCGCGGGTCGACGAGGAGCCCCAGAACGTGTTCCGGGTCCCCTCCCGCATCAACTCCACCTGGGGCGGAAACCTCACGGACATGATTCGCTTCGGTCGCTACCTGGAGGTCATCGAAGAGGACCATTTGGTGGAGAACGCCCGGGTGGTGGGCGATCACCTCCTCCGGGGCCTGGTCCGCCTGCAGGAGGAGCTGGGCGGGGTCATGTCCAACGCGCGCGGCCTCGGCCTCATGATCGCCTTCGACCTGCCCACCCCGGAACTCAGGAACAAGGCCCGGCGGGCGATCCTCCACAACCGCCTGTTGCTCTTAGCCTGCGGCGTGCGCTCCATCCGCTTCCGCCCTCCCTTGAACTTGAGCCGGGCGGAGGCGGACACCGCCCTCGAGATCGTCCGCAAGAGCCTGAAGGAGCTTTAG
- the sufD gene encoding Fe-S cluster assembly protein SufD, translating to MPVAEEKDVYATSFERFAEGAAASDAPFLRSLRRAAMARFAKTGFPTTRDEQWKYTNVAPITRTAFAHARGSDGLAVPEGTLAALRPSGPGREAVFVNGRYAASLSRPGRPTPGVEVLSLGEVLRSQPERVEPYLARLTEEGANAFAALNTAFLEDGAAVFLSPGAVAAEPIHLIFLSTSPGVARVSYPRTLIVAGPGSRARIVESYGGPAGEVYFTNAVTEIVAGENAGIDHYKLQEESEGAFHVSTLAVRQERASRFSNTQIGLGAALFRQDIGTVFGGEGGECVLNGLFVADRAQHTDTHTRIDHAAPHCLSRELYRGILDGRSRGVFHGLILVRRGAQKTDAYQTNRNLLLSREALVNSTPQLEILADDVKCKHGSTTGQLDPGALFYLRSRGIGEAAARSLLTYAFASEVLQGIPIESLRAAVGRHLPSPGELEIKEAVV from the coding sequence ATGCCGGTGGCCGAGGAAAAGGACGTCTACGCAACGAGCTTCGAGCGGTTCGCGGAGGGCGCGGCCGCTTCCGACGCTCCCTTCCTGCGTTCCCTCCGCCGGGCCGCCATGGCCCGCTTCGCAAAGACGGGCTTTCCCACCACCCGCGACGAGCAGTGGAAGTACACGAACGTGGCCCCCATCACCCGGACCGCGTTCGCCCACGCGCGGGGGTCCGACGGGCTCGCCGTCCCGGAGGGCACCCTGGCCGCTCTCCGGCCGAGCGGCCCCGGCCGGGAGGCCGTGTTCGTGAACGGCCGGTACGCGGCGTCGCTCTCCCGCCCCGGACGTCCCACCCCCGGGGTCGAAGTCCTGAGCCTGGGCGAGGTCCTCCGCTCTCAGCCCGAGCGCGTGGAGCCGTACCTGGCCCGGCTCACGGAGGAGGGGGCGAACGCCTTCGCCGCCCTCAACACCGCTTTTCTGGAGGATGGGGCGGCGGTCTTCCTGTCCCCGGGGGCGGTGGCGGCGGAGCCGATCCACCTCATCTTTCTGTCCACGAGCCCCGGCGTCGCCCGGGTGTCGTATCCCCGCACGCTGATCGTGGCGGGGCCGGGCAGCCGGGCCCGGATCGTGGAGAGCTACGGGGGGCCGGCGGGCGAGGTGTACTTCACGAACGCGGTGACCGAGATCGTGGCCGGGGAGAACGCGGGCATCGACCACTACAAGCTGCAGGAGGAGAGCGAGGGCGCTTTCCACGTGTCGACCCTGGCCGTGCGCCAGGAGCGGGCGAGCCGCTTCTCCAACACCCAGATCGGCCTGGGGGCCGCCCTCTTCCGACAGGACATCGGCACCGTCTTCGGGGGGGAGGGGGGCGAGTGCGTGCTGAACGGCCTCTTCGTGGCCGACCGCGCGCAGCACACCGACACCCACACCCGCATCGACCATGCGGCGCCCCACTGCCTGAGCCGGGAGCTGTACCGGGGCATCCTGGACGGCCGGTCCCGGGGGGTCTTCCACGGCCTCATCTTGGTCCGCAGGGGCGCCCAGAAGACGGACGCCTACCAGACCAACCGGAACCTGCTCCTGTCGCGCGAGGCCTTGGTCAACAGCACCCCCCAGCTCGAGATCCTGGCCGACGACGTGAAGTGCAAGCACGGGTCCACGACGGGCCAGCTCGACCCGGGAGCGCTCTTCTACTTGCGGTCGCGGGGGATCGGGGAGGCCGCGGCCCGCAGCCTCCTGACCTACGCCTTTGCCAGCGAGGTCTTGCAGGGGATCCCGATCGAGAGCCTGCGCGCGGCCGTGGGCCGGCATCTTCCCTCGCCCGGCGAGCTCGAGATCAAGGAGGCAGTGGTATGA
- the sufC gene encoding Fe-S cluster assembly ATPase SufC, with protein MLEIKDLHASVGDREILRGLDLSVKAGEVHAIMGPNGSGKSTLAYVLAGRPGYTVTSGSVLYRGRDLLALTPEERAREGVFLAFQYPVEIPGVSNVYFLKAAVNAVRKHRGLPELDAMDFLNMVKERSKIVEIDEALVKRPVNEGFSGGEKKRNEIFQMAILDPVLAVLDETDSGLDIDALRIVASGVNRLRNPERAMIVVTHYQRLLEYVVPDFVHVLVDGRIAKSGGKEMALELEERGYAWLEKEPPPSGAALSSPAVAGPGRSV; from the coding sequence ATGCTTGAGATCAAGGACCTACATGCAAGTGTGGGGGACCGCGAGATCCTCCGCGGTCTGGACCTGTCCGTCAAGGCGGGAGAGGTCCACGCCATCATGGGCCCGAACGGCTCCGGCAAGAGCACGCTCGCCTACGTCCTGGCCGGCCGGCCGGGCTACACCGTCACCTCCGGGAGCGTCCTCTACCGAGGGCGCGACCTGCTCGCGCTCACCCCCGAGGAGCGGGCCCGGGAGGGCGTGTTCCTCGCCTTCCAGTATCCGGTCGAGATACCAGGCGTCAGCAATGTCTACTTCCTGAAGGCGGCCGTGAACGCGGTCCGCAAGCACCGCGGCTTGCCGGAGCTGGACGCCATGGATTTCCTCAACATGGTCAAGGAGAGGTCCAAGATCGTGGAGATCGACGAGGCGCTCGTGAAGCGGCCCGTCAACGAGGGCTTCTCCGGGGGCGAGAAGAAGCGGAACGAGATCTTCCAGATGGCGATCCTGGACCCCGTCCTCGCCGTCCTCGACGAGACCGATTCCGGGCTCGACATCGACGCCCTCCGGATCGTGGCCAGCGGCGTCAACCGCCTCCGCAACCCGGAGCGGGCCATGATCGTGGTCACCCACTACCAGCGCCTGCTCGAGTACGTGGTCCCAGACTTCGTCCACGTCCTCGTAGACGGGCGCATTGCGAAGTCGGGAGGCAAGGAGATGGCCCTGGAGCTCGAGGAAAGGGGCTACGCCTGGCTCGAGAAGGAGCCCCCGCCCAGCGGAGCGGCTCTTAGCTCCCCCGCGGTGGCGGGGCCAGGACGCTCGGTGTGA
- a CDS encoding ATP-binding protein, with the protein MIPDTQAQVSGNTGPVAAVTPFGMGYRPEPGNAGVGPISREDPGQLEINDGPHCESTLDRIEALAVRLARFGGLDPDGAHFLGVALREAIVNALHHGRGAAWVALRLARRGVLVMTVRDRGPGFDPSRLPDPRAPENVVKGCGRGIFYMRRFTDRVSFSFPRQGGAVVRLEKKVRSYSR; encoded by the coding sequence GTGATCCCGGACACGCAGGCCCAGGTTTCGGGGAACACCGGGCCCGTGGCGGCCGTCACTCCCTTCGGGATGGGGTATCGTCCAGAGCCAGGAAACGCAGGGGTGGGCCCGATCAGCCGGGAGGACCCTGGGCAGCTCGAGATCAACGACGGACCCCACTGCGAGTCCACCCTGGACCGCATCGAGGCGCTCGCCGTTCGTCTGGCCCGTTTCGGAGGGCTCGACCCCGACGGCGCGCATTTCCTCGGTGTGGCCCTCCGCGAGGCCATCGTCAACGCCCTGCACCACGGCCGGGGCGCCGCCTGGGTCGCCCTCCGCCTCGCCCGGAGAGGGGTGCTGGTGATGACGGTGCGCGACCGTGGCCCCGGCTTCGACCCCTCTCGCCTTCCCGACCCCCGGGCCCCGGAGAACGTGGTCAAGGGCTGCGGGCGGGGCATCTTCTACATGCGCCGCTTCACGGACCGGGTCTCGTTCTCCTTCCCGAGGCAGGGCGGCGCGGTCGTCCGCCTCGAGAAGAAGGTGCGGTCCTACTCCAGGTAG
- a CDS encoding GYF domain-containing protein: MARGYKVRLGDGSEIGPLDLSAVREWYQKGLINRKSAVLTPGSKRWTTLAEVAELKDLGGAAKSQSSAALRAAVEEATQSSSPTSGRARPRDEEWSGASGLAGLGDRWRTLVAALLLFAAAAGVGLVAWRPQSVLPEFEGLPWTESALVLLVFGLCLVKGWEWGRKLVRFAVLLIAVGMFPLMGILVAQGVRGPALLAAVSAWVVFSGLFALLTGADVAWPKAVLAILVVLAGGTGLVYFGYAPETEERRQVREWVAPDRAFTDDGLGVSFQVPPGWRMLKKDNPLVAAPPEAKLTLAQPRLGGFGFFLAESSPSGVASLDQYLNRVLAAHRRTVPSLREASRSDVAVGRLSGRKAVETWDKEGTRYAEEAAVWKDGWVYFALVEWLPEGASSPDHELDVLLAAFQTNGVLAEKLKQAVQNVILAVPHLSPTAAEMLMGQSQARVLEPDQAFRRALDAAARALPTWSKDDTQDFAQITAATYAALSPQERNRLAAYVERVRGRQLTSSEDDREMSRLMKAAVLRLSPAKRERLQALYEQAIRSAPGG; encoded by the coding sequence ATGGCCCGTGGCTACAAGGTGCGACTCGGCGACGGCAGCGAGATCGGGCCCCTGGACCTGTCCGCGGTCCGGGAGTGGTACCAGAAGGGGTTAATCAACCGGAAGAGCGCGGTCCTCACTCCGGGGTCCAAGCGCTGGACCACCCTGGCCGAGGTCGCGGAGCTCAAGGACCTGGGCGGGGCAGCCAAGAGCCAGAGCTCTGCCGCGCTCCGCGCGGCCGTGGAGGAGGCCACCCAGTCGTCGAGCCCGACCTCCGGGCGTGCGCGGCCCCGCGACGAGGAATGGAGCGGCGCCTCGGGTTTGGCCGGGCTCGGGGACCGTTGGCGAACGCTGGTAGCGGCCCTCTTGCTCTTCGCGGCCGCGGCCGGGGTCGGCCTCGTCGCCTGGAGGCCCCAGAGTGTTCTCCCTGAGTTCGAGGGGCTTCCCTGGACGGAGTCGGCCCTGGTGCTCCTCGTCTTTGGGCTCTGTCTGGTCAAGGGCTGGGAGTGGGGCCGCAAGCTCGTCCGCTTCGCGGTCCTCCTCATTGCCGTGGGCATGTTCCCCCTCATGGGCATCCTCGTCGCCCAGGGAGTGAGGGGCCCCGCGCTCCTGGCTGCCGTCTCGGCCTGGGTCGTCTTCTCCGGCCTGTTCGCCCTCCTCACGGGAGCCGACGTGGCCTGGCCCAAGGCGGTCCTGGCCATCCTGGTGGTGCTCGCGGGCGGAACCGGTCTTGTCTATTTCGGCTATGCCCCGGAGACGGAGGAGCGCCGCCAGGTGCGCGAGTGGGTAGCGCCCGACCGGGCGTTCACGGACGACGGACTCGGCGTCTCCTTCCAAGTGCCGCCCGGCTGGCGCATGCTGAAGAAGGACAACCCGCTCGTGGCCGCCCCCCCCGAGGCGAAGCTGACCCTGGCCCAGCCCCGGCTGGGCGGTTTCGGATTCTTCCTCGCCGAGTCCTCCCCGAGCGGCGTCGCCTCCCTCGACCAGTACCTGAATCGCGTCTTGGCCGCCCACCGCCGGACCGTGCCCTCGCTTCGCGAGGCCAGCCGCTCCGACGTGGCGGTGGGCCGGCTGAGTGGGCGCAAGGCGGTGGAAACCTGGGACAAGGAGGGCACGCGTTACGCGGAGGAGGCCGCGGTCTGGAAGGACGGCTGGGTTTACTTCGCGCTCGTGGAATGGCTTCCGGAGGGCGCCTCGTCCCCGGATCACGAGCTGGACGTCCTGCTCGCGGCCTTCCAGACCAACGGCGTGCTCGCGGAGAAGCTGAAACAGGCCGTCCAGAACGTGATCCTGGCCGTGCCCCACCTCTCTCCGACCGCGGCCGAGATGCTCATGGGCCAGAGCCAAGCCCGGGTGCTGGAGCCGGACCAGGCTTTCCGCCGAGCCCTGGATGCCGCGGCGCGCGCCCTGCCCACCTGGAGCAAGGACGACACCCAGGACTTCGCCCAGATCACGGCCGCCACCTACGCCGCCCTCTCACCCCAGGAACGCAACCGGCTGGCCGCCTATGTGGAGCGCGTCCGCGGCCGCCAGCTCACGAGCTCCGAGGACGACCGCGAGATGAGTCGGCTCATGAAGGCGGCGGTGCTGCGTCTCTCCCCCGCCAAGCGCGAGCGGTTGCAGGCTCTCTACGAGCAGGCCATTCGCTCCGCCCCGGGCGGGTAA
- the sufB gene encoding Fe-S cluster assembly protein SufB — MSTEAKTVEEITGGEYRAGFITDIESESAPPGLNEDIIRLISAKKNEPPFLLESRLKAYRHWLTMTEPTWAHVRYAPIDYQSIVYYSAPKQKKSGPRSLEEVDPKLLETYEKLGIPLREREKLAGVAVDAVFDSVSVATTFREKLAAVGVIFCSFSEAVQNHPDLVEKYLGSVVPYTDNFFATLNSAVFSDGSFCYIPKGVRCPMELSTYFRINAANTGQFERTLIVAEEGSYVSYLEGCTAPIRDENQLHAAVVELVAHDNAQIKYSTVQNWYPGDKDGKGGIYNFVTKRGKCLGVNSKISWTQVETGSAITWKYPSCILQGDNSVGEFYSVAVTNNHQQADTGTKMIHIGKNTRSTIVSKGISAGYGQNSYRGLVKIGKGADHARNYSQCDSLLLGSRCGAHTFPYIEVLNSTAQMEHEASTSKIGEDQLFYFQQRGISAEDAVSMIVNGFCKEVFKELPMEFAVEAQKLLGVSLEGSVG; from the coding sequence ATGAGCACAGAAGCCAAGACCGTCGAGGAGATCACCGGCGGGGAGTACCGAGCGGGGTTCATCACCGATATCGAGTCGGAATCCGCCCCCCCCGGCCTCAACGAGGACATCATCCGGCTGATCTCCGCCAAGAAGAATGAGCCGCCGTTCCTGCTCGAATCTCGGCTGAAGGCGTACCGGCACTGGCTGACCATGACCGAGCCGACCTGGGCCCACGTGCGGTACGCCCCCATCGACTACCAGAGCATCGTCTACTACTCCGCCCCCAAGCAAAAGAAGAGCGGGCCCCGAAGCCTGGAGGAAGTGGACCCCAAGCTGCTCGAGACCTACGAGAAGCTGGGCATCCCCCTCCGCGAGCGCGAGAAGCTGGCGGGGGTGGCGGTGGACGCGGTCTTCGACAGCGTTTCCGTGGCCACCACCTTCCGCGAGAAGCTGGCCGCGGTGGGCGTGATCTTCTGTTCGTTCTCGGAGGCGGTCCAGAACCACCCCGACCTGGTCGAGAAATATCTGGGCTCGGTGGTTCCCTACACCGACAACTTCTTCGCCACCCTGAACTCGGCCGTCTTCTCCGATGGCTCATTCTGTTACATCCCCAAGGGCGTTCGTTGTCCCATGGAGCTCTCCACCTACTTCCGCATTAACGCCGCCAACACCGGCCAGTTCGAGCGCACGCTGATCGTGGCCGAGGAGGGCTCCTACGTCAGTTACCTGGAGGGCTGCACGGCGCCCATCCGGGACGAGAACCAGCTCCACGCGGCGGTGGTCGAGCTCGTGGCCCACGACAACGCCCAGATCAAGTACTCCACCGTCCAGAACTGGTACCCGGGGGACAAGGACGGCAAGGGCGGGATCTACAACTTCGTGACCAAGCGGGGCAAGTGTCTGGGGGTCAATTCGAAGATCTCTTGGACCCAGGTGGAGACCGGCTCCGCCATCACCTGGAAGTACCCCAGCTGCATCCTGCAGGGCGACAACTCGGTGGGGGAGTTCTACTCCGTGGCCGTGACCAACAACCACCAGCAGGCCGACACCGGCACCAAGATGATCCACATCGGGAAGAACACGCGGAGCACGATCGTCTCCAAGGGCATCTCCGCCGGCTATGGCCAGAACAGCTACCGCGGGCTGGTCAAGATCGGCAAGGGGGCGGACCACGCCCGCAACTATTCGCAGTGCGACTCCCTCCTCCTCGGGAGCCGGTGCGGGGCCCACACCTTCCCCTATATCGAGGTCCTGAACTCCACCGCCCAGATGGAGCACGAGGCCTCGACCTCCAAGATCGGCGAGGACCAGCTCTTCTACTTCCAGCAGCGGGGCATCTCCGCCGAGGATGCGGTCAGCATGATCGTGAACGGCTTCTGCAAGGAGGTCTTCAAGGAGCTCCCCATGGAGTTCGCGGTGGAGGCCCAGAAGCTGCTCGGGGTCAGCCTGGAGGGCAGCGTCGGCTGA
- a CDS encoding cyclic nucleotide-binding domain-containing protein, with the protein MTAPIDPAFLKKSDLFENQPEEILRAVLSQGRVVEFGPGEEVFRQGDEGDCLFIVKTGVLEILATPADGAEPLPVAYLGTGEVLGELALLTGSPRTATARSPEHAELFTLEKPVFLDLMETLPAFSRNLCLVLAKRLEATTLKVPNASGKQLQGTLKFFDLATVIQTLIGSHQTGNLVVTQEAGKHKIAELFFFKGNIARAKFKHLTGDDAVFQLFQSAFEGEFSFSGRTVNEEEVQTDITLPAISLLMESVRLQDELPLLKERLPDPERVYRQKAVQLQWEEPDTVELAATVWARLKKGASVADLQRDIPRSSYFIYRTVSTLLDGGQIE; encoded by the coding sequence ATGACAGCGCCCATAGATCCCGCCTTTCTCAAGAAGTCCGATCTGTTCGAGAACCAGCCGGAGGAGATCCTGCGGGCTGTGTTGTCCCAGGGGCGAGTGGTGGAATTCGGCCCCGGAGAGGAGGTTTTCCGCCAAGGCGACGAAGGAGACTGCCTCTTCATCGTCAAGACGGGAGTGCTCGAGATCTTGGCCACTCCCGCCGACGGCGCGGAGCCGTTGCCGGTGGCCTACCTGGGCACAGGGGAGGTGCTGGGGGAGCTGGCTCTCCTCACGGGGTCGCCGCGCACCGCGACCGCCCGGTCGCCGGAGCACGCCGAGCTGTTCACGCTCGAAAAGCCCGTGTTCCTGGATCTCATGGAGACATTGCCGGCCTTCTCCCGCAATCTGTGCCTGGTGCTGGCCAAGCGGCTGGAGGCCACGACCCTGAAGGTGCCCAACGCCTCCGGAAAGCAGCTCCAGGGCACCCTGAAGTTCTTCGACCTGGCCACCGTCATCCAGACCCTCATCGGTTCGCACCAGACCGGCAACCTGGTGGTGACCCAGGAGGCGGGCAAGCACAAGATCGCCGAGCTCTTCTTCTTCAAGGGGAACATCGCCCGGGCCAAGTTCAAGCACTTGACCGGCGACGACGCGGTCTTCCAGCTCTTTCAGAGCGCCTTCGAAGGGGAGTTCTCGTTCAGCGGACGCACCGTGAACGAGGAGGAGGTCCAGACCGACATCACCCTCCCCGCCATCTCGCTCCTCATGGAGTCCGTCCGCCTCCAGGACGAGCTGCCCCTGCTCAAGGAGCGCCTCCCCGACCCCGAGAGGGTGTACCGCCAGAAGGCGGTTCAGCTGCAGTGGGAGGAGCCGGATACGGTGGAGCTCGCGGCCACGGTCTGGGCGCGTCTGAAGAAGGGAGCCTCGGTCGCGGACCTGCAGCGCGACATCCCGCGGTCCTCGTACTTTATCTACCGGACGGTCAGCACCCTGCTCGACGGCGGCCAGATCGAGTAG